Proteins co-encoded in one Candidatus Nomurabacteria bacterium genomic window:
- a CDS encoding ATP-dependent helicase: MEKTSGMAAFKEAYASLNAAQKKAVDTIEGPVMVIAGPGTGKTQILTLRIANILLQTDVNPSNILAITFTDSGAKAMRNRLKSLIGDAAYEVTITTFHAFADSLVGRYPEAYAKIIGGKAASEIERVQIIEQILTDTSFKAVRPSGDPSYYVRPLLRAIQTLKQENVTPDAFALAIETQVQALGSIEQYHQKGAHKGKERGEYKDAVKHLERNQELLAVYRRYEELMRDQRRYDFDDMILETVHALETNEDMLRDLQEQYQYVLADEHQDVNGAQNKILELLVNFHDSPNIFVVGDEKQAIYRFQGASLENFLYFEEVFPEAELISLTENYRSGQPVLDAAQAVIATEDETLAKLRVPLTAAAVDTAAVELAEFPHTAVEKDWLVAAVRKDIESGIKPEEIALIVRTNREVEEFTAALRKKGVLVAPSADSDILEHPLLQRVLRLMRLLENPSDRVLLTEMLHEPYWQILPKDLGLVLQAVSRTVPLAELLGEAEKLTALGVSEESRVRAIMPLFLGLKKRAVTTPPHRLLELLLVESGLVHHVLQADPEEGVRVLRRLYDEVEGMVERREAVTLKEVAERFKLHTQYGVPLPAPFISYGGSAVQVLTAHKSKGLEYEVVYVPHATDKAWGAKTGREIFQLPIIKFDTKNADVAEEDERRLFYVAMTRAKRKLVFTTSQTSVTGKEQLVSRFIGQMTAEEIVSVDVADFIAAFSPLDSLAGVLPAPETKTIIMSVLDGRGFSPTALNNYLKSPWEYFFRNVLHVPQIKTTELQFGTAVHAVLDQLVRFHSSESLDEWLTKAPQLLRQSLEKEAISDEEYVRLHERGMNALVAYLPQVHAEGLKESKTEYHIEAVLETGIPEYPELKLNGNLDRVDFKDGLVTQVVDYKTGKPKTRNHIEGKTADSHGDYKRQLVFYALLLSLQKDTTLHSRTGKLSFVEADKNGVIKEEVFVITDEEIAGLKAELIRVTKEIVSGEALKSACDSDMCHYCDLVSVWVE; the protein is encoded by the coding sequence ATGGAAAAGACTTCAGGTATGGCGGCGTTTAAAGAAGCGTACGCTTCTTTAAACGCCGCCCAGAAAAAAGCGGTGGATACAATAGAAGGGCCGGTGATGGTCATTGCTGGGCCCGGTACCGGCAAGACGCAGATTCTTACCCTGCGTATCGCCAATATTTTGCTCCAGACCGATGTAAATCCTTCTAATATACTGGCGATTACCTTTACCGACTCCGGCGCTAAAGCGATGCGTAATCGTCTGAAGTCACTCATTGGCGATGCTGCGTACGAAGTGACCATCACTACCTTCCATGCCTTTGCCGACAGTCTGGTGGGTCGCTATCCTGAAGCGTATGCCAAAATCATTGGCGGTAAAGCCGCATCAGAAATTGAGCGCGTTCAAATCATTGAGCAGATTCTTACCGACACGAGCTTCAAAGCAGTGCGACCATCGGGCGATCCGTCATACTACGTCCGTCCGCTGCTGCGAGCCATTCAAACGCTCAAGCAAGAAAATGTCACACCAGACGCTTTTGCACTGGCGATTGAAACCCAGGTGCAAGCGCTCGGCAGTATCGAGCAGTATCACCAAAAAGGCGCACATAAAGGCAAGGAGCGTGGTGAGTATAAAGATGCGGTAAAGCATCTAGAGCGCAATCAGGAGCTTTTGGCAGTCTATCGTCGCTATGAAGAACTGATGCGTGACCAGAGGCGCTACGACTTTGATGACATGATTCTTGAAACCGTTCACGCACTTGAGACGAATGAAGATATGCTGCGGGACCTGCAAGAGCAGTATCAGTATGTGCTCGCTGACGAGCACCAGGACGTAAACGGCGCGCAAAATAAAATTCTGGAGCTCTTGGTTAATTTCCATGACAGCCCCAACATATTTGTGGTGGGAGATGAGAAGCAGGCGATTTATCGTTTTCAGGGCGCGTCACTCGAAAACTTTCTCTATTTTGAAGAGGTGTTTCCAGAAGCTGAGCTTATTTCGCTCACTGAGAATTATCGGTCGGGCCAGCCGGTTCTTGATGCAGCACAGGCTGTTATCGCGACTGAGGATGAAACTCTCGCGAAGCTTCGTGTACCACTGACTGCCGCCGCAGTCGATACAGCAGCGGTAGAACTGGCGGAATTTCCGCATACCGCAGTGGAGAAAGATTGGCTGGTGGCAGCGGTGCGTAAGGATATAGAATCCGGCATAAAGCCAGAAGAAATTGCGCTCATTGTGCGCACTAATCGCGAAGTGGAGGAGTTTACCGCCGCACTGCGAAAGAAAGGGGTGTTGGTAGCACCGTCAGCTGATAGTGATATTCTCGAGCATCCATTGCTTCAGAGAGTTTTACGTCTTATGCGGTTGCTCGAAAATCCGTCTGATCGTGTGCTCCTGACTGAAATGTTACATGAACCATACTGGCAGATTCTGCCAAAAGATTTAGGACTTGTGCTGCAGGCGGTATCTCGCACAGTGCCGCTTGCTGAGCTTCTAGGTGAAGCTGAAAAACTAACGGCACTTGGGGTGAGTGAAGAGTCGCGTGTTCGTGCCATCATGCCGCTTTTCTTAGGACTTAAAAAGCGTGCAGTGACCACACCGCCACACCGACTCCTAGAGCTTCTGTTGGTAGAGAGTGGGTTAGTGCATCATGTATTGCAGGCCGACCCAGAGGAGGGTGTGCGTGTCTTGCGGCGACTGTATGACGAAGTGGAGGGAATGGTTGAGCGGCGCGAAGCAGTGACACTAAAAGAAGTGGCGGAGCGATTTAAGCTACATACCCAGTATGGCGTGCCACTGCCGGCGCCGTTTATTTCCTACGGTGGTAGTGCGGTGCAGGTTCTTACTGCGCATAAATCAAAAGGTCTTGAGTATGAAGTAGTGTACGTGCCGCATGCGACCGACAAGGCGTGGGGTGCAAAAACCGGACGAGAAATCTTTCAGTTGCCAATCATTAAGTTCGATACTAAAAATGCGGATGTGGCTGAAGAGGATGAGCGGCGACTCTTTTATGTGGCAATGACGCGCGCAAAGCGAAAATTGGTCTTTACCACATCGCAGACATCAGTAACTGGTAAGGAGCAGCTAGTATCTCGCTTTATTGGGCAGATGACAGCTGAGGAAATTGTTTCAGTAGATGTGGCAGATTTTATTGCTGCGTTTTCACCGCTCGATAGTCTTGCAGGTGTGTTGCCGGCTCCAGAAACTAAAACAATTATTATGTCGGTGCTTGATGGGCGTGGCTTCTCACCAACGGCCCTGAATAATTATCTGAAAAGTCCGTGGGAGTATTTCTTCCGGAATGTGCTCCATGTGCCGCAGATTAAGACGACGGAGTTGCAGTTCGGCACTGCCGTGCATGCTGTGCTTGACCAACTAGTACGCTTTCATTCTAGTGAGAGTCTGGATGAATGGCTCACTAAAGCGCCGCAGCTCCTCCGGCAGTCGCTCGAGAAGGAGGCAATTTCGGATGAGGAGTATGTCCGGCTCCATGAGCGCGGCATGAATGCTTTGGTGGCCTACTTACCACAGGTGCACGCTGAAGGGTTGAAGGAAAGTAAAACCGAGTATCACATTGAGGCGGTCCTAGAGACGGGGATTCCTGAATATCCAGAACTAAAGCTAAACGGTAATCTCGACCGGGTTGATTTTAAGGACGGACTAGTGACACAAGTGGTTGATTATAAAACAGGAAAGCCAAAGACGCGCAATCATATTGAAGGGAAGACGGCTGATAGTCACGGTGACTATAAGCGACAGTTGGTGTTTTATGCATTGTTGCTCTCACTCCAAAAAGACACTACGCTCCATAGTCGAACTGGAAAGCTTTCGTTTGTAGAAGCGGATAAGAATGGGGTAATTAAAGAAGAAGTGTTCGTAATTACTGATGAAGAAATTGCCGGGCTGAAGGCTGAGCTGATTAGAGTGACGAAGGAGATAGTCTCTGGCGAAGCACTTAAAAGCGCTTGTGATAGCGACATGTGTCACTACTGCGACTTGGTGTCGGTGTGGGTTGAATAA
- the uppP gene encoding undecaprenyl-diphosphatase UppP produces the protein MNWVDVIVLGLVQGITEFLPVSSSGHLILFESWLGVQGINGLAFDVVLHFATIGAVITYFRADIWVLIQVALRKLGRLPVNQRDITLLYALLIGTIPAGLLGLLLESYISDHLRNPLFVAGILFCASVFFMYAEWRYYLNPKQEELTVKTGLMIGLYQALALMPGMSRSGSTIAGGMLLGLSRYEASRFSFLLAIPIIIGAGLKGLTDLLKETGTVDWLKIGVGSLIAYVTALIVIHYFLRFIRKYTLWPFVWYGIILAGMVGYVHFFT, from the coding sequence ATGAATTGGGTGGATGTGATTGTGCTAGGCTTAGTGCAAGGTATTACTGAATTTTTGCCGGTGTCATCAAGCGGACATCTGATTTTATTTGAAAGCTGGCTTGGCGTGCAAGGAATCAATGGCTTGGCATTTGATGTCGTGCTCCATTTTGCCACTATTGGTGCGGTTATTACCTATTTCCGAGCTGATATCTGGGTCCTCATTCAGGTTGCGTTGCGTAAGTTGGGGAGACTCCCGGTAAATCAGCGAGATATCACGCTACTATACGCATTGCTCATTGGTACGATTCCAGCCGGGTTACTCGGTCTCTTACTTGAATCATATATTTCTGACCATCTACGAAACCCGCTCTTTGTAGCCGGCATCCTCTTTTGCGCATCGGTATTTTTTATGTATGCAGAATGGCGGTATTACTTAAACCCAAAGCAGGAAGAACTAACTGTTAAAACCGGCCTTATGATAGGGCTCTACCAAGCTTTGGCGCTCATGCCGGGAATGTCTCGCTCAGGCTCAACAATCGCTGGTGGTATGTTGCTTGGTCTTTCGCGCTATGAAGCATCTAGGTTTTCATTCTTACTGGCAATCCCGATTATTATTGGTGCTGGCCTTAAAGGGTTGACTGATTTACTCAAAGAAACCGGCACAGTTGACTGGCTTAAGATTGGTGTCGGTTCTCTCATTGCGTATGTTACTGCGCTGATTGTGATTCACTACTTCTTACGTTTCATCAGGAAGTACACACTCTGGCCATTTGTGTGGTATGGGATTATTTTGGCGGGGATGGTTGGCTACGTGCATTTCTTCACGTAA
- a CDS encoding thioredoxin domain-containing protein: protein MEPSPQPSSPAVPIAIICGFAMIAIAIFFTSSHKDTEDTSATPTTQTTNSTPRAVSKNDYILGNPNAPIVMVEYSDYDCPFCKQYHTTLHQIMDEYGITGQVAWVYRQFPLAQLHPNSPMISKAALCVGKIGKNDAFWKFTKTVFDSRDVDEATNVTKLPEFAEEAGVSRSAYFECMDDSEMEEEVKLQITDGFNSGARGTPFTVLIVGNQQAVINGAQPYDVVKGIVKNLVDQLDGTFDPETETVETQVPTNEYGAPILE from the coding sequence ATGGAACCAAGCCCACAGCCATCATCTCCAGCTGTACCAATTGCAATTATCTGCGGCTTTGCGATGATCGCAATAGCAATCTTTTTTACGAGCAGCCACAAAGATACTGAAGACACTTCAGCCACGCCGACTACACAGACAACAAATAGTACGCCGCGGGCAGTGTCCAAAAATGACTACATTCTTGGAAATCCCAATGCCCCAATTGTCATGGTTGAGTACTCTGACTACGACTGTCCATTCTGTAAACAATATCACACCACCTTGCACCAAATCATGGATGAGTACGGCATCACAGGGCAAGTTGCGTGGGTGTATCGACAGTTTCCTCTCGCACAACTTCACCCAAACTCACCAATGATTTCTAAAGCTGCACTTTGTGTTGGTAAAATAGGTAAAAATGACGCATTTTGGAAATTCACTAAAACGGTCTTTGACTCGCGTGATGTTGATGAAGCAACCAACGTAACTAAGCTTCCAGAGTTTGCTGAAGAAGCAGGGGTTTCGCGTTCGGCATATTTTGAATGTATGGATGACAGCGAAATGGAAGAAGAAGTGAAACTACAAATCACCGATGGCTTCAACTCTGGCGCTCGTGGCACACCGTTCACCGTACTTATTGTTGGTAACCAACAGGCCGTCATCAACGGTGCTCAGCCATATGATGTCGTAAAAGGCATTGTGAAAAACTTGGTAGACCAACTGGATGGGACATTCGACCCTGAAACAGAAACAGTTGAAACACAGGTTCCAACCAACGAATACGGTGCACCGATTCTTGAATAA
- a CDS encoding ribonuclease H-like domain-containing protein — MRYIVFDLETQNIFQEVGSSDPTALDISVATVYDSETDKYTTVTIDEIEQLWPIIEQADALVGYNSNHFDIPLLNKYYPGDLTQIKSIDLLEDIKLSLGRRLRLDSVAQATVGAKKSADGLQAVRWWKEGNVKDIMKYCEQDVRVTKEVFEFARKNGFVKFKDGTRNRELPLDTKHWEEKEDVALTHSLLF; from the coding sequence ATGCGATACATTGTCTTTGACCTAGAAACTCAAAACATTTTCCAAGAGGTCGGCTCCAGCGATCCTACCGCCCTCGATATATCAGTCGCTACTGTCTATGATAGCGAAACCGACAAGTACACCACCGTCACCATTGATGAGATCGAACAGCTCTGGCCAATTATCGAACAAGCTGACGCGTTGGTTGGCTACAACAGCAACCACTTTGATATTCCGCTCCTGAATAAATACTACCCGGGTGACCTTACGCAAATCAAAAGCATCGATCTTCTGGAAGACATCAAGCTTTCACTTGGTCGCCGTCTTCGCCTTGATAGCGTTGCTCAGGCTACTGTAGGCGCCAAGAAGTCTGCTGACGGCCTTCAAGCAGTACGCTGGTGGAAGGAAGGTAATGTAAAAGACATCATGAAGTACTGCGAACAGGACGTTCGAGTTACCAAGGAAGTTTTTGAGTTTGCGCGTAAAAATGGTTTTGTAAAATTTAAGGACGGTACGCGCAATCGAGAACTTCCTCTCGACACCAAGCACTGGGAAGAAAAAGAAGACGTTGCTCTTACTCATTCACTTCTCTTTTAA